From Parasteatoda tepidariorum isolate YZ-2023 unplaced genomic scaffold, CAS_Ptep_4.0 HiC_scaffold_796, whole genome shotgun sequence:
CATTACCTCCTCCCTCTTTTGATTTTTGCTGCTAATAACAGTAAGATATCTGCTTATGGATTTGTTCACAGACAATTAGACTTAGGTCTGAGGAAGCCTTTGCTTGGACATTTGTGATTGCGGATGTAAGTTCTCCTATCATTGGTGCAGACTTTTTGCTACACTTTAATCTTCTTGTGGATCTGAAGCGCAAGTGTCTTGTCAATCCTAAAACTGCATTGTGTACTTATGGCAGTACTGTCCATACAGGCCAACCATCTATTGTGACTCTTTCTGCTACCTCAAATTATGAGTCCCTATTATCCCAATTTCCAGATATAACAAATCCTACATTACTTAAGCAGGCTGTTCCTCATAATACTGTGCATCATATCTTGACTCGTGGACCACTTGTGACATCAAAACCTATAAGGCTTCATCCCAAAATATATCAGGCAGAGTTTGAATTTCTTTTGGAGCAAGGTGTAATTCGTCCATCAAAGAGCCTATGGAGTTCGCCTCTGCATGTTGTACCAAAACATGATTCTACAGTTCGTCCTGTGGGTGATTACCGAAAGCTCAATTCTGTTACTGAATTTGACAGTTATCCTATACCTTATTTGCAGGACTTTGCACACTCACTAtatgataagaaaattttttcaaaacttgatatttttaaggcaTTTCATCAGATTCCCATTGCAGAGGAGGACATTCACAAAACAGCAGTGACTACCCCATGGGGCCTTTATGAATACACTCGGTTGTGCTTTGGACTAGTGAATGCTCCACAAACATTTATGCGTTTTATGCATGAAGTTCTCAGGGGTCTTCTATTTTGTTATGTATATTTGGATGATATTTTAGTGTTTTCAAAAGATGCTGCAGAACATAAAGAGCATTTACACACAATCTTTCAACGCCTTAGTGATTATGGCCTCAagctgaatatttcaaaatgtgtaTTTGGTGTTAGTGAACTTGAGTTCCTTGGTCATCTTATTTGTCCAAAAGGTTTGAAACCCTTACCAGATAAGGTTCAAgtagttctaaattttaaattgcctgAAACTATTGGGAATCTTCGCAAATTCTTAGGCCTTGTAAATTTCTATCGGAGATTTTTACCTAAAGCAGCTGATAGCCAAGCCATCTTAAGTGCACTTCTTAAAGGTTCCTCCGGCAAGAAAGATTCcaagaaaaagattatttggACTTCACACTGAACTGCAGCTTTTGACAACTGTAAACAAGCTCTAGCTAGTGCCACATTACTTGCCCACCCTTCTCCAACTGCCACACTCGCATTACATGTAGAAGCATCAGACTATGCCATTGGTGGTGCATTGCATCAAGTTGTTGACTCTGAGTTGCAGCCTTTGGGGGGTTCAAAGTTAGAGCTATTNNNNNNNNNNNNNNNNNNNNNNNNNNNNNNNNNNNNNNNNNNNNNNNNNNNNNNNNNNNNNGGCTATAATAGCAAATGATGTTGAGTTGAAATCTCTTTTATCAGCCGAGACATCTCtgcaattcaaaataatcaCATTTCCAGAGTCAAATGTAGATTTGATGTGTGATGTTTCAACTGGAAGAGCTCGCCCATACGTTCCAGATGAGTTTCGTCGAAATGTTTTTTGCTCCCTACAAAACATTGCCCATCCTGGTGTGCGAAAGACACAGCACCTGGTCAAATCTAGATTTGTCTGGCCCAAAATGCTCTCAGACATTGCCAAATGGGCAAAATGTTGCATCGCATGTCAAAGGTATAAGATTCATAGACACACTAAAGCACCATTGGCAAATTTTCAGGATCTTTCGCAACGATTTGACCATGTCCATTTGGACCTGATAGGCCCCCTACCTCTTTCTAATGGCTACTCTTATTGCCTGACCCTTATTGACAGATTTTCGAGATGGCCGGAGGCCCAACCTCTTAAAGATATCTCTGCGGAAACGATCGCTGAAGCATTCTTCACTTGTTGGGTGTCCCGATATGGTGTACCGTCTGTGGTAACCACCGACAGGGGACGGCAATTTGAAGCTTCTCTGTTTCGCTCTCTTGACACGGGGACACATGGGGATACACAGATCCCGAACAACAAGTTACCATCCTCAAACTAATGGGTTAATAGAGGAACTACACCGTCCTCTTAAAACTGCCATCAAGTGCTTTGGCACTGAAAAATGGACTGCGGTGCTTCCGTTGATCCTTCTTGGTTTTCGTACTGCTTTTAAGGAAGACATTGGTTGTACCCCTGCTGAGCTGGTTTTTGGAACCACAGTTCGTCTACCTGGTGAACTCCTTGTTCCAAACAACCAACCCTGTGATCCTACAGACTTTGTAAATAAGTTACGTCAGCACATGCAATCACTTCGTCCAACACCTCCAAAGCGTCATGGTGATGGCAAGGTCTTTGTCCATCCAGATTTAACAATTGCCAGTCATGTATTTCTACGACAGGATATGGTGAGGAGACCACTCCAGCCTCCTTATAGTGGCCCATTTAAAGTTCTTCGCAGATCGGAGAAAGTGTTTTACCTGGACATCAATGGAAAGACAGAGGCTGTTTCGATTGATAGGGTGAAACCGGCGTACATTTTGTACAACAGTGAACAGGGTGATGCTGTTTCAAGCCACAACCTAACACCTCCAGCTCCATCAGCAGTTTGAGATAAAGCCCCACAGTCTACAACAGCCACAACCCGTTCTGGCCGTCATGTGCATTTCCCCAAAAGATACCGTTGACACTGAGGGGGGAGTATGTGGCGAGTACTGTTCCAGTCAGAACTGCACTTAAGTGCGTGATGTATCTGCAGTACACAGCAATGCTGAACTGAAGTGAAGAGTTCAGTTGATCGGTTGATTAAGCGTGCTTTGTTTGTTGTTGTATCTTCTCATCCTAATGTTAActccttattttttaatttaattattctttaaattgtgatataataaaaatgtgattgTCCATATATAATCTCTCATTCTTTCTCAACGCAACCTATTCCTCAGACTCATGCTTCCTGCTTTGCGCACTCTTTGAACATTGCTGTTCAAACAGGGCTGAGAGAAGAGGAAAAAACTTTGGATAAAGTTAGAGGAATTGTTGAGCATTTCAGGAGGATCCCAACAGCTGCGGCAAAATTGCTTTCAACATGTACTCAAATGGGACTCCCTCCACTAAAATTGAAGATTGATATAACAACAAGATGgaattcaacttattttatgttaataaggCTGCAAACAATTAGGGATGCAGTAATTTCTACAATAGCGCTTATTTCAcatcctaaattaatacaatt
This genomic window contains:
- the LOC122272108 gene encoding uncharacterized protein, whose amino-acid sequence is MGIHRSRTTSYHPQTNGLIEELHRPLKTAIKCFGTEKWTAVLPLILLGFRTAFKEDIGCTPAELVFGTTVRLPGELLVPNNQPCDPTDFVNKLRQHMQSLRPTPPKRHGDGKVFVHPDLTIASHVFLRQDMVRRPLQPPYSGPFKVLRRSEKVFYLDINGKTEAVSIDRVKPAYILYNSEQGDAVSSHNLTPPAPSAV